A window from Salvia miltiorrhiza cultivar Shanhuang (shh) chromosome 2, IMPLAD_Smil_shh, whole genome shotgun sequence encodes these proteins:
- the LOC131012507 gene encoding 60S ribosomal protein L14-2-like: MSFKRYVEIGRVALVNYEKDYGKLVVIVDVIDQSRALVDSPDMVRRQMNFKRLSLTDIKIDIKRVPKNKTRVAAMEAVDVKGKWESNSWGRKLIVQKRRAALNDFDRFKLMLAKIKKAGVVRQELAKLKKETILYE, encoded by the coding sequence ATGTCGTTCAAGAGGTACGTCGAGATTGGGAGGGTGGCCCTCGTCAACTACGAAAAAGACTATGGCAAGCTTGTCGTCATCGTTGATGTTATCGACCAGAGCAGGGCTCTTGTTGACTCACCTGACATGGTAAGAAGACAGATGAATTTCAAGAGGCTTTCTCTTACAGACATCAAAATTGACATCAAGAGGGTGCCGAAGAATAAGACTCGTGTTGCTGCTATGGAGGCTGTTGATGTTAAGGGAAAATGGGAAAGCAACTCTTGGGGCAGAAAGTTGATTGTTCAGAAGAGAAGGGCTGCCCTCAATGATTTTGACCGGTTTAAGCTTATGTTGGCGAAGATCAAGAAAGCGGGAGTTGTCCGACAAGAGCTTGCGAAGCTTAAGAAAGAGACTATACTGTATGAGTAG
- the LOC131012511 gene encoding histone H4, producing the protein MSGRGKGGKGLGKGGAKRHRKVLRDNIQGITKPAIRRLARRGGVKRISGLIYEETRGVLKIFLENVIRDAVTYTEHARRKTVTAMDVVYALKRQGRTLYGFGG; encoded by the coding sequence ATGTCGGGGCGGGGCAAGGGCGGCAAGGGTTTGGGGAAGGGCGGAGCGAAGCGCCACCGCAAGGTCCTCCGCGACAACATCCAGGGTATCACGAAGCCGGCCATCCGCCGTCTGGCTCGCCGTGGCGGCGTCAAGCGGATCAGCGGGCTGATCTACGAGGAGACGCGCGGGGTGCTGAAGATCTTCCTCGAGAACGTCATCCGTGACGCCGTCACCTACACTGAGCACGCTCGCCGCAAGACGGTCACGGCGATGGACGTGGTCTATGCCCTCAAGAGGCAGGGGCGCACCCTCTACGGTTTCGGCGGTTGA
- the LOC131012505 gene encoding uncharacterized protein LOC131012505, protein MAGCEMVELHRNSSNWTKIVEEIVRIEKKVFPKHESLSKSFEEEAKKRNGGLIYSLIGGEVAGYVMYSWPSSLYASITKLAVKENCRGQGHGEALLKAAIEKCKTRKIHRVSLHVDPLRTAAMNLYKKLGFEVDSLVESYYSSGRDAYRMYLDLETD, encoded by the exons ATGGCAGGCTGCGAAATGGTGGAACTTCACAGAAATTCCAGCAATTGGACGAAAATTGTGGAAGAAATTGTGAGGATAGAGAAAAAGGTGTTCCCGAAGCACGAATCGCTTTCGAAATCGTTCGAAGAAGAGGCGAAAAAGAGGAACGGCGGATTGATCTACTCCCTGATCGGCGGCGAAGTTGCCGGATACGTCATGTATTCCTGGCCATCTTCGCTCTACGCTTCCATCACAAAACTTGCAG TAAAAGAGAACTGCAGGGGGCAGGGTCATGGGGAAGCATTGCTGAAAGCAGCTATAGAGAAATGTAAAACTAGAAAAATCCACCGCGTGTCACTTCATGTAGATCCCTTGAGGACTGCTGCCATGAATCTGTACAAGAAGCTCGGTTTTGAGGTGGATAGTCTAGTAGAAAGCTACTACTCTTCGGGTAGGGATGCCTACAGAATGTATTTGGATCTTGAGACGGATTAG